One window from the genome of Numida meleagris isolate 19003 breed g44 Domestic line chromosome 24, NumMel1.0, whole genome shotgun sequence encodes:
- the INSRR gene encoding insulin receptor-related protein isoform X3 has product MGWGQLTLPDPLQPHRARGRPVFSPLYFPNKPWPWPWPWPGPGTVVRLNILCVAAENKSEGAVGPPFSRRASALARSARRAGPDACPPAAAPGRSETWPHGMGALGALWLPLTLLLLGPLPLPPVQAPSEICGSMDIRNDVSQLQKLENCSIIEGNLQILLMFTTGAEDFRGLSFPRLLMITEYLLLFRVYGLESLRDLFPNLSVIRGTNLFFNYALVIFEMPHLREIGLHSLGHVLRGSVRIERNQELCHLSTIDWGLLLPDAVDNSYIVGNKLAEECADVCPGILDVEKPCAQTVVNGQLDYRCWTSSYCQKVCPCGAGSACTASGECCHAECLGGCGRPRDSRSCVACRHFHFNGHCLPSCPPRTYEYEGWRCVTAEYCASLRKVSDNPRDASKFVIHQQQCLSECPPGYTRNESSIFCHKCEGLCPKTCKVGTKTVDSTRAAQELAGCTLVEGNLILNIRRGYNLASELQSSLGLIETITGFLKIKHSFALVSLSFFKNLKLIRGDSMVDGNYTLYVLDNQNLQQLWDWSHHVLSIPVGKMYFAFNPKLCLAEIYHMEEVTGTKGRQNKAEINPRTNGDRASCKTQTLRFISNITESDRIFLKWERYRPPEYRDLLSFIVYYKESPFQNVSEYVGQDACGAQSWNVLDVELPLSSEQEPGVALLNLRPWTQYAIFVRAITLTTAEEGRNYGAQSEVVYIRTMPAAPTVPRDVISMSNSSSHIVVRWKPPTQRNGNITYYLVLWQQLAEDMELYINDYCHKGLKLPTSSADTRFSDGDGPEVEQDAEERCCPCRPADGQLRMEGEAESFQKKFENFLHNSIIIPRPPWKVTSINKNQRTPKRRRDLVAVTSPTNTSSAEPPPPSHARAEPKPDFQIFEDKVVRDRAVLSRLRHFTEYRIDIHACNHAAHTVGCSAATFVFARTMPELQADNIPGNVTWEPASKNSVLLRWQEPRNPNGLILKYEIKYSRESEEVTTVVCVSRHRYAKYGGVHLALLQPGNYSAKVRATSLAGNGSWTGLVKFYILGPAEEESGSFYVLLTVTPVVLMVLISCLAVFVFFYSKKRSNDGYPSGTLYASVNPEYFSASDSMWGWAGVPVGSAAPFPCLGMGLVTVILMAMLVMLVMAMVMVMVMVMVTVMVMVTPPAVYIPDEWEVSREKITVIRELGQGSFGMVYEGLALGLVAEGEETKVALKTVNELATMRERIEFLKEASVMKAFKCHHVVRLLGVVSQGQPALVIMELMTRGDLKSYLRSLRPDAEPPLSVRGAEQPWAASTLAQGHDPDGRGDRRRHGLPQRQEVRAPRPRRP; this is encoded by the exons atgggctgggggcagctcaCGCTCCCTGaccccctccagccccaccgCGCTCGGGGCCGCCCTGTTTTCTCCCCTCTCTATTTCCCAAACAAGCCCTGGCCCTGGCCCTGGCCCTGGCCCGGCCCCGGCACAGTTGTCAGGctaaatattttgtgtgtggCAGCCGAAAACAAAAGTGAAGGGGCCGTGGGGCCACCCTTCTCCCGGCGTGCCTCGGCGTTGGCAAGGAGTGCCCGGCGTGCGGGGCCGGACGCGTGCCCGCCTGCAGCAGCACCGGGCAGGAGCGAGACGTGGCCCCACGggatgggggcactgggggctCTATGGCTGCCGTTGACCCTACTGCTCCTCGGCCCCCTCCCGCTGCCCCCCGTGCAGGCCCCCTCTGAAA TCTGCGGCAGCATGGACATCCGCAACGACGTGTCgcagctgcagaagctggagaACTGCTCCATCATCGAGGGCAACCTGCAGATCCTGCTGATGTTCACCACGGGCGCCGAGGATTTCCGAGGGCTCAGCTTCCCCCGCCTGCTGATGATCACCGAGTACCTGCTCCTCTTCCGCGTTTACGGGCTGGAGAGCCTGCGGGACCTGTTCCCCAACCTCTCGGTCATCCGCGGCACCAACCTCTTCTTCAACTACGCGTTGGTCATCTTCGAGATGCCGCACCTGCGGGAGATCGGGCTGCACAGCCTGGGCCACGTGCTGCGCGGCTCGGTGCGCATCGAGCGCAACCAGGAGCTCTGCCACCTCTCCACCATCgactgggggctgctgctgcccgaCGCCGTGGACAACAGCTACATCGTGGGCAACAAGCTGGCCGAGGAATGCGCCGACGTCTGTCCGGGCATCCTGGATGTGGAGAAGCCGTGTGCGCAGACCGTTGTCAACGGGCAGCTGGATTACCGCTGCTGGACCTCCAGCTATTGCCAGAAAG TGTGCCCATGCGGCGCGGGCTCGGCGTGCACAGCATCGGGCGAGTGCTGCCACGCCGAGTGCCTGGGGGGCTGCGGGCGACCCCGGGACAGCCGCTCCTGCGTGGCCTGCCGCCACTTCCACTTCAACGGGCActgcctgccctcctgcccACCCCGCACCTACGAGTACGAGGGCTGGCGCTGCGTCACGGCCGAGTACTGCGCCAGCCTGCGCAAGGTCTCCGACAACCCGCGCGACGCCTCCAAGTTCGTCAtccaccagcagcagtgcctcTCCGAGTGCCCCCCCGGCTACACCAGGAATGAGAGCAG CATCTTCTGCCACAAGTGCGAGGGGTTGTGCCCCAAAACGTGCAAGGTGGGCACCAAGACTGTGGACTCGACGCGGGCGGCACAGGAGCTGGCAGGCTGCACTCTGGTGGAGGGCAACCTCATCCTCAACATCCGCCGGGGCT ATAATCTGGCCTcggagctgcagagcagcctgggcCTCATCGAGACCATCACGGGCTTCCTGAAGATCAAGCACTCCTTCGCCCTTGTCTCCTTGTCCTTCTTCAAGAACCTCAAGCTGATCCGTGGAGACTCCATGGTGGACGG GAATTACACCCTGTACGTCCTGGACAACCAgaacctgcagcagctgtgggactGGAGCCACCACGTCCTCTCTATCCCAGTGGGCAAGATGTACTTTGCCTTCAACCCCAAGCTCTGCCTGGCTGAGATCTACCACATGGAGGAGGTGACGGGCACCAAGGGACGGCAGAACAAGGCGGAGATCAATCCACGTACCAACGGGGACAGGGCGTCCT GCAAGACCCAAACCCTGCGCTTCATCTCCAACATCACCGAGTCCGACCGCATCTTCCTCAAGTGGGAGCGGTACCGGCCCCCTGAGTACCGAGACCTCCTCAGCTTCATTGTCTACTACAAGGAGTC ACCCTTCCAGAACGTGTCGGAGTACGTGGGGCAGGACGcctgtggggcacagagctggaacGTGCTGGACGTGGAGCTGCCACTCAGCAGTGAGCAGGAGCCAGGGGTGGCCCTGCTCAACCTGCGGCCGTGGACGCAATATGCCATCTTCGTCCGTGCCATCACCCTCACCACCGCCGAGGAAGGGCGCAACTATGGGGCGCAGAGCGAGGTGGTCTACATCCGCACCATGCCAGCAG CCCCGACAGTGCCACGAGACGTCATCTCCATGTCCAACTCCTCGTCCCACATCGTGGTGCGCTGGAAGCCACCCACGCAGCGCAATGGCAACATCACCTACTACCtggtgctgtggcagcagctggctgaggACATGGAGCTCTACATCAATGACTACTGCCACAAAG GCCTGAAGCTGCCCACAAGCAGTGCAGACACGCGCTTCAGTGATGGGGACGGCCCCGAGGTGGAGCAGGATGCGGAGGAACGCTGCTGCCCCTGCCGCCCCGCTGATGGGCAGCTCCGCATGGAGGGCGAGGCCGAGTCCTTCCAGAAGAAGTTTGAGAACTTCCTCCACAATTCCATCATCATCCccag GCCACCTTGGAAGGTGACATCCATCAACAAGAACCAGCG GACCCCAAAGCGCCGCAGGGACCTGGTGGCCGTCACCTCCCCCACCAACACCTCCTCGGCGGAGCCACCTCCCCCCAGCCACGCCAGGGCCGAACCCAAACCCGACTTCCAGATCTTCGAGGACAAAGTGGTGCGGGACCGCGCGGTGCTGTCGCGGCTGCGGCACTTCACTGAGTACCGCATCGACATCCACGCGTGCAACCACGCCGCGCACACCGTGGGCTGCAGCGCAGCCACCTTCGTCTTCGCCAGGACCATGCCCGAGT TGCAAGCTGACAACATTCCCGGCAACGTGACGTGGGAGCCAGCCAGCAAGAACAGTGTGCTGCTGCGTTGGCAGGAGCCCCGCAACCCCAATGGGCTCATCCTCAAGTACGAGATCAAGTACAGCCGTGAGAGCGAG GAGGTCACCACTGTTGTCTGCGTCTCCCGACACCGCTATGCTAAATACGGAGGCGTGcacctggccctgctgcagccggGGAATTACTCGGCCAAGGTCCGTGCCACATCGCTGGCCGGCAACGGCTCCTGGACGGGACTCGTCAAGTTCTACATCCTGGGGCCAG CCGAGGAAGAGTCCGGCAGCTTCTACGTCCTGCTCACCGTCACGCCTGTGGTCCTCATGGTGCTCATCTCTTGCCTCGCCGTCTTCGTCTTCTTCTACAGTAAGAAGAG GAGCAATGATGGCTACCCCAGCGGGACGCTGTACGCCTCTGTCAACCCTGAGTACTTCAGTGCCTCAGACAGTATGTGGGGATGGGCAGGGGTTCCCGTGGGGTCTGCTGCCCCATTCCCCTGCTTGGGGATGGGGCTGGTGACGGTGATTTTGATGGCGATGTTGGTGATGTTGGTGATGGcgatggtgatggtgatggtgatggtgatggtgacggtgatggtgatggtgacacCTCCTGCAGTGTACATCCCCGATGAATGGGAAGTATCACGGGAGAAGATCACGGTGATCCgggagctggggcagggctcCTTCGGGATGGTGTACGAGGGGCTGGCGCTGGGGCTGGTGGCCGAGGGTGAGGAGACCAAGGTGGCCCTGAAGACGGTCAACGAGCTGGCCACCATGCGGGAGCGCATCGAGTTCCTCAAGGAAGCCTCCGTCATGAAGGCCTTCAAGTGCCACCATGTG GTCCGTCTGCTTGGCGTCGTGTCCCAGGGTCAGCCAGCTTTGGTCATCATGGAGCTGATGACACGTGGGGACCTGAAGAGCTACCTGCGCTCGCTCAGACCCGACGCCGAG CCTCCGCTCTCTGTGCGTGGTGCAGAACAACCCTGGGCTGCCTCCACCCTCGCTCAAGGACATGATCCAGATGGCAGGGGAGATCGCCGACGGCATGGCCTACCTCAACGCCAAGAAGTTCGTGCACCGCGACCTCGCCGCCCGTAA